A window of Microbacterium sp. BK668 genomic DNA:
CGGTCCTGCGCAGCCGCATCGCCATCTACGGCGCCGGGGCGTCGATCCTGGTGATCTACCTGTGCGCACTCGCCGTGCTGGAGGCCGAGCGCGGCGCGCCGGGTGCCAACATCGAGCAGTTCGGCGACGCCATCTGGTGGGCCTTCGTGACGGTGGCCACCGTCGGCTACGGCGATTTCTACCCGGTGACCCCGCTCGGGCGTATATGGGCCGTGGGCCTCATGGCCGGGGGCATCGCGATCGTCGGCACCGTCACGGCCACGGTGTCGTCGTGGGTCATCGAGAGAGCCGCACAGGGACGCGACGACGACGAGCCGGCCACCCGCGGCCAGATGCGCGGGCTCCTCCAGCAGATGGGCGAGCTCCGGAAGGAGCTGGCCGAGGCGAAGGAGATCGGCGAGAAATGACCGGGAAGACCCATCGCAGGCCGCCGCAGGGGATTCCCGCTGCGCCCGCGCCCGTCCTCTCGCCGACGCTGCGCGTGCTCCTCGGGCTCGCCGCCGCCGTCGTCGCGCTGGCCGGGCTGTACTTCGCACGCGATCTGGTGGGACCCCTCGTGCTCGGCGCGGTGATCGTCATCATCTGCCACCCCGTGCGCTTCCCCCTCGAGCGGCGGGGTTGGCCGACCTGGACCGCGACGACGGCCGTCATCGTCGTGGGCTACCTGATCCTCGCCGTGCTCGTCGCACTGCTCTGGTACGCGGGGGTGCAGTTCGCGCAGCTCGTGGTCGACTACGAGGATCAGCTCAAGTCGACAGCCGAGGCCGTCATCTCGTGGCTGCAGTCGATCGGCATGGACGGTCAGGCGGCGGATGCCACGGCATCCATCCTCCGGCCCGCCAACGTGCTCGCATTCGCGACCTCACTCGGCGGCACGGTGCTCAGCGTCCTGACCGCGTTCTTCTTCGTCGTGGCCTACGTCATCTTCATGGCGGCCGACGGCGCCCGCTACTCCCGCGCGGAGGCCTCCTTCGGCCGCGGCGTGCGTCCCACCGTCCGCCGGTTCCAGATCTACAACTCGGGCGTCCGTCGCTACTACGTCGTCAACGCGACGTTCGGCGCCATCGTCGCGATCATCGACGGCCTGGCGCTGTGGGCCCTGGGGGTGCCCGCGCCGGCGGTCTGGGCGATCCTGGCGTTCGTGACGAACTTCATCCCGAACATCGGCTTCGTGCTCGGCCTCATCCCCCCGGCGCTGCTCGCACTCGTCGTGGGCGGCTGGCCGCTCATGCTGGTGGTCATCGCGGTCTACTGCGTCGTCAACGTGACGCTTCAGGTGCTCGTCCAGCCGAAGTTCGTCAGCGACGCCGTGAGCCTCAGCCTCACG
This region includes:
- a CDS encoding potassium channel family protein, with the protein product MARDPMTQERWAQLTHWPLIIASLLWLTAYSWKVIGDVTGPAGMGLWIVIGVTYIGFVVDYLVRLFLARPRAPWFRAHLLDLAIVAIPMLRMLRLLRILTEFTFGQQSAGTVLRSRIAIYGAGASILVIYLCALAVLEAERGAPGANIEQFGDAIWWAFVTVATVGYGDFYPVTPLGRIWAVGLMAGGIAIVGTVTATVSSWVIERAAQGRDDDEPATRGQMRGLLQQMGELRKELAEAKEIGEK
- a CDS encoding AI-2E family transporter gives rise to the protein MTGKTHRRPPQGIPAAPAPVLSPTLRVLLGLAAAVVALAGLYFARDLVGPLVLGAVIVIICHPVRFPLERRGWPTWTATTAVIVVGYLILAVLVALLWYAGVQFAQLVVDYEDQLKSTAEAVISWLQSIGMDGQAADATASILRPANVLAFATSLGGTVLSVLTAFFFVVAYVIFMAADGARYSRAEASFGRGVRPTVRRFQIYNSGVRRYYVVNATFGAIVAIIDGLALWALGVPAPAVWAILAFVTNFIPNIGFVLGLIPPALLALVVGGWPLMLVVIAVYCVVNVTLQVLVQPKFVSDAVSLSLTLSFFSVIFWTFIIGPLGAILSIPLTLLVRALVLEGDPDARWLRWLSGDHEAAPLRPAAAEPD